The Rhizobium grahamii DNA window GAAGGACGATTGAGATGGCCGAGAAGCACATTGACGACGTTAGCGGCGTCGAAACCACGGGACACGAGTGGGACGGCATCCGAGAACTGAACAACCCAATGCCTCGTTGGTGGGTCTGGACCTTTTATGTCACCATCCTTTGGGCCGTAGGGTATGCCATCGCCTATCCGGCCATTCCAATGCTAACTTCTGCCACCAAAGGTTACCTGGGGTATTCGACGCGAGCTGAACTTCAGCAGGATCTCGATCAGGCAAAGGCAGGTCAGGCAAAGTTCCACGAGATGATCGCCACTAAGACTGTCGAGGAAATCGATGCCGATGCTACGCTTCGGGAATTCGCGATCGCGGGCGGCGCATCGGCCTTCAAGAACAATTGTGCTCCCTGCCACGGATCGGGCGCCAGTGGTGGGCCCGGCTTTCCGAATCTGAACGACGACGACTGGCTCTGGGGCGGCGACCTGCAGTCGATCCAGACGACAATCGCTCACGGCATCCGTTTCGATGCCGACACCGATACCCATGTATCTGAAATGCCTGCTTTCGGCGAAACGCTTGATGCAACCCAGACCAACCAGGTTGCAGCCTATGTCTGGGGCCTGACCAACACGCCCTCCGATTCTGCTTTGGCCGAGGCCGGCAAACAGATCTTCCTTGACAACTGCGCCGCATGCCATGGCGAGGACGCGAAGGGGAAGGTCGAGATGGGGGCTCCGAACCTGGCGGACGCGATCTGGCTCAAGGCGAAGGGGGAAGAAGCGATCGCAAGACAGGTGGCCTCGCCAAAGCACGGCGTCATGCCCGCTTGGGCTGGACGCCTGGGCGACACGACGGTCAAGGAACTGACCGTCTTCGTCCATTCGCTTGGAGGTGGGAAATGAGAAGCCGCCATATGACAACTCACGATCATGATCCTCTCTTGGCCCTGTACGGCACGCCGCGTTCCGTCATCCATTCGCGAGTTTCGGTCAGGGGTAAGGCGGTCACTACAGAACGAGAGAGCGAAGACCCCGAAAAGATAGGTAGTTCGATGATATCTTTGACTTCGCTCAAAGACCACTCGACGACAAGCCGATAACCACGGTCTGCGAGGACGTCTTAGCGGAAAGTCTCCCCCGCAGTCCTCACGGCTACGCATCATACTCTCCTTCAGCGTAGTCGAGATAGCTTCGCGCAGCGGCATCGCGCCCGCTGCGCGAAGGCAATGATTTCCAGTCTTTTGGGTTCGTGCTTCCTGTCCGGAGCGCGGCCCTTTTTTTTGAAAGTCTTTTCCTTGATCTGAATCAAGGATCGAAGCGCTCAAACGTAGCAAAAGTGCATCCGAACCGTGGGATTTGCACATGAACCTATATACAGCTCCTGATCCGAAGAACGTCCGACGAGTAGACGGTACGGCGGTGGAAACCCGCAGGGACGGCCAGCCGTTGTACGCGGCAAGGAAAAAGATTTTTCCTAAGCGCGCAGAGGGCCGGTTTCGACGCTTGAAGTGGTTCGTGATGCTGGTCACGCTCGGTA harbors:
- the ccoP gene encoding cytochrome-c oxidase, cbb3-type subunit III is translated as MAEKHIDDVSGVETTGHEWDGIRELNNPMPRWWVWTFYVTILWAVGYAIAYPAIPMLTSATKGYLGYSTRAELQQDLDQAKAGQAKFHEMIATKTVEEIDADATLREFAIAGGASAFKNNCAPCHGSGASGGPGFPNLNDDDWLWGGDLQSIQTTIAHGIRFDADTDTHVSEMPAFGETLDATQTNQVAAYVWGLTNTPSDSALAEAGKQIFLDNCAACHGEDAKGKVEMGAPNLADAIWLKAKGEEAIARQVASPKHGVMPAWAGRLGDTTVKELTVFVHSLGGGK